In Mesotoga sp. Brook.08.105.5.1, the sequence TGGGTATGCAGCCATGACTGAGACACCTACAGTCATAGTCAACGTTCAGCGGGGTGGCCCGTCTACCGGCATGCCGACGAAGACGGCACAAGGAGATATAATGCAGGCGAGATGGGGCACTCACGGCGACCACCAGATCATCGCAATATATCCTTCAAATGTTGAAGAAGTATACAAATATATAATTACGGCTTTCAACTATGCTGAGTTATACAGAACACCTGTGATTTTCTTGATGGACGAAATCCTAGGTCATATGCGTGAGAGTGTATATTTGCCACACGATTCTGAAATCATGGAAGTACAGAGGGTCGGTGAAATGGAAATGGCTGACGATGATATATTCCACCCCTTCGAAGGCGATGACCAGATGATGGCAACTCCACTAGTTAAGATGGGGAAGTCAAGGTTTCATGTTTCCGGTCTAGTGCACGACGAGTCTGGTTTTCCTATAGGTTCGCCATCCGATTCTTCCCGACTCCTGAGGAGGTTAGACAATAAGATAAGATTGCATAGCGATGAGATAGTTATGTACGACGAATACATGACTGAGGATGCAGAGATACTTCTACTCGCTTACGGTTCAGTTGCCAGAAGTGCAATAAATGCTGTTAAGATGGCTAGGGAGGATAAGATCAATGTAGGTCTCTTTAAACCAGTGACTATTTGGCCATTCCCGAGTACAAGACTGAGGCAGCTTCTAAAGAGAGTAAGTGCCGTCATTGTTGCAGAGATGAACCTTGGACAAATTCTTTATGAAGTGTCTAGATTGAACAAGCGCGGTGCAAAGATTGAGCACTTAAGCAAAGTTGATGGAGAGCTTATCACTCCGCAAGAAGTCCTTGATGCTATATCAAGGGTTAAGTCGGAAATAATGGATCTGTAGAATGAACGTCTTTGTCGATTCTTTCTTCTTTTTGCGAACAGTATGTTAAAACTTTTGCTAATTCAGCGGCCTCTGTGGTAGAATTACAGCGAAATTACCTGCAAAAGGAGGAAATCTCAATGGAAATCCTGAAGGTCAGTTCTAAATCTAATCCTAACAAGGTTGCAGGTGCCATAGCCGGGGTCATCTCAAAGAACGAGCAAGTAGAACTTCAGGCCATTGGCGCTGGTGCTGTGAATCAAGCTGTGAAGGCAGTAGCCATCGCTTCTAGATTCCTCAGAGAACAGGGCACTAAGGTGTTCATGGTCCCTGGATTTGTGGAGATTCAGATTGGCGAAGAGATGCGCACGGGGATCACCATGAAGATTATTTCGGAGAAAGACGAAGAAAAGTAATGAGGGTTCTGTAATCTCATAAGTCGGGGGGAGGTCGTTGATCTCTTCCTTTTTTGTTGGAAGACTACGAGATAGTTGCTGGTTAGCTAAATGAGGAGGTATTAGATGCTTACAGTAAGTGATATGTTGGGTATAGCCCTCAAGATCGAAAGTGCAGGTTATTCATACTATCAGAAGCTTAGTGAGAGAACTTCTGGGGAAGTAAGAGATCTTTTCTCAAGACTTTCGGTGCAGGAAAGGGAGCATGCAGAAATATTCAGAGATATTCTGAAGAATGTGGAAAACGAACCAACAGCCCAGGATTGGGACGACAATGTGGGTTATTTGAAGTCTTACGCCGAGATATCCATTTTCCCTCGAATTGAATCGTCAGAGGTCCCTCAGAATATGAGCAAAGCTATCAGTGGTGCAATGGAAGTGGAAAAGGACAGCATTATATTCTATTCAGATCTCGCTTCCTTTATACCCAACAGTAAGGAGCTCAAAGAGATAATTGAGGAAGAGCGAAGGCATCTCCATGATCTAGTGAAGCTTTACGGTTCATTATAGAGACTGTTAAGGGAATGGGCTCCCAAACGGCGAAAGTGCCAAGGATCTCTAAGAGTGGTCTCTATAATGGGTGACTGAATGTGGTTTCCGCAGTTAAGTATCTTTGTGAAGGACATCAAGAGAAAGTATTTGATTGACCCGTCGCAATGCATCAAAATAGAATCTATTCAAAATCGAATTGAAGGAGATTAAGAACACCTCCCTTTGAGTTAGATTTAGACTTCATTATCTGTATATCAACGAGTAATTCCTGAGAATGTGCTATATTATTCTTGAGTATATAAATCTAGGGCTTCGTGAACCTTGCGAAGCTCATCTTTTTTTGTGTAGTCAATCATATTTCTTCTTTCTTCCGCGACTCCTTGTGAATTTGCTTCTCTTGTTCTTCTTAGAATAACCTCTCCTAAGTTTTAGTGATGCATAGCTCCGGTTGTACTCAGTTAATTCAATAAATTCGTCAAGGATTCTACTCTTCTCCTTCTTTCCAGCCTTCCTGTACTTCTCTGAGTATTTCTCAATCAATCCAGTCATGTCTATTCTCTTCATCTTCGCCCCTACCTCTTTCAACTTGGCATTCGCGAAGATTATCCCCTTCATCCTTACCTTTCGAGTAGTTTCATTTTTGATGCAACGTTACCCTTTTCAAGTAGATTATTTGTGATGCATATCGCCGTGGTCAATATCGGCCATCCATATGATAGAATAACCCTTGGAAGATTTTTCTTGGAGAGTGACTTTTATGTCGGAAGCATTGTTTGAACAAGTAGAAGCTCTGTTCACTAGCCGATACAAGAGTCATTGTCACCGCTTATGTATCACGGTGTTTATCTCTTATGCGCTTTGTGCAATCGAGATGGTAATAATCAAGATTGCAGATGATATAAGATCAAAGAAAAAAACCTCACGCGAATTCGTGAGGTCTTTTCTTTGATTGCGACACTACTTTAAAACGGAGGAGGGATCTTGTGAGCAATGAGAAGTCGGCTTACCAGGAGGTAAAAGAACAGGAAGACAGGAGCAAGAATTTGGGTAAAGGAGGTCTTCTGGTACTGGGACTGCAGCATGCATTCACGATGTTTGGGGCAACGGTACTTGTTCCATATCTGACCGGCGTTCCAGTGAATGTTGCGTTGTTTACTGCAGGCATTGGTACACTCCTTTTTCATCTACTAACAAAATGGAAAGTGCCAGTCTTCCTTGGATCGAGCTTCGCTTACATTGCCCCAATCAATGCCGTGATACTCTATCATGCTAACGCCCCTGAAGCTTTCGGATCTGTACCAGAGGCGATTTCCGCAGGGTTCGCTATCACACCCGACATGATAGCCTACGCAACGGGCGGAATCATGATCGCAGGGTTTGTTCAAGTTGCAATTGCTATCCTGATTAAGGTTCTCGGGATTAGCAAATTCGAGAAGATCTTCCCACCAGCTGTTGCCGGAACAATAATCGCTGTGATCGGTTTGAACCTAGCACCCACAGCAATAAGCATGGCAAGTTCAAATTGGTGGATAGCGATAGTATCTTTGGGAACGGCAGTAATTGTAAGACTATATGTTAAGGGTTTTACAAGACTCATTCCAGTTATGTGCGGTATAATCGTAGGCTATATCGTTGCTGCAATTACCGGCAACGTCTCTTTCGATGCGGTTAACCAGGCTAGCTGGATAGGAATACCTTCCTTTGTACTTCCTAAGTTTTCGGTATACTCTTTGACCGTTCTCGTCCCTGTGGCCCTTGCCCCAACGATCGAGCACTTCGGGGATATATTTGCAGTGTCTTCAATAGTTGGAAAGAAATTCTATGATGACCCCGGTATACACAGAACTCTGGCCGGAGACGGAATCGCGACAGCTGTAGCTGGGTTTTTTGGAGGCCCAGCAAACACAACTTACAGTGAAAACACAGGCGTTTTGGCGATCACAAAGGTCTTTAACCCCACGGTAATGAGGATCGCCGCTGTATTTGCGATTATACTTTCGTTTGTACCAAAAGTGGGAGCGGTCATTCAGTCGATTCCTACAGCCGTGATGGGTGGCATTGAGATCTTGCTCTTTGGAATGATTGCTGCTGTAGGGATGAAGACACTGATAGAGAACCGAGTGAAGGTAGACGGCAAGAACCTGATTATCATCTCAGTAATGCTTGTGGTGGGTATCGGTGGTGCTGCCATAGGAATTGGGCCTGTCAGGTT encodes:
- a CDS encoding 2-oxoacid:acceptor oxidoreductase subunit alpha; amino-acid sequence: MREFVLLQGDEACALGAIKAGCKFFAGYPITPATEIAETMARELPKIGGTFIQMEDEIASAAAIIGASLAGEKSMTATSGPGFSLMQEAIGYAAMTETPTVIVNVQRGGPSTGMPTKTAQGDIMQARWGTHGDHQIIAIYPSNVEEVYKYIITAFNYAELYRTPVIFLMDEILGHMRESVYLPHDSEIMEVQRVGEMEMADDDIFHPFEGDDQMMATPLVKMGKSRFHVSGLVHDESGFPIGSPSDSSRLLRRLDNKIRLHSDEIVMYDEYMTEDAEILLLAYGSVARSAINAVKMAREDKINVGLFKPVTIWPFPSTRLRQLLKRVSAVIVAEMNLGQILYEVSRLNKRGAKIEHLSKVDGELITPQEVLDAISRVKSEIMDL
- a CDS encoding stage V sporulation protein S, whose translation is MEILKVSSKSNPNKVAGAIAGVISKNEQVELQAIGAGAVNQAVKAVAIASRFLREQGTKVFMVPGFVEIQIGEEMRTGITMKIISEKDEEK
- a CDS encoding ferritin family protein; this encodes MLTVSDMLGIALKIESAGYSYYQKLSERTSGEVRDLFSRLSVQEREHAEIFRDILKNVENEPTAQDWDDNVGYLKSYAEISIFPRIESSEVPQNMSKAISGAMEVEKDSIIFYSDLASFIPNSKELKEIIEEERRHLHDLVKLYGSL
- a CDS encoding uracil-xanthine permease family protein, encoding MSNEKSAYQEVKEQEDRSKNLGKGGLLVLGLQHAFTMFGATVLVPYLTGVPVNVALFTAGIGTLLFHLLTKWKVPVFLGSSFAYIAPINAVILYHANAPEAFGSVPEAISAGFAITPDMIAYATGGIMIAGFVQVAIAILIKVLGISKFEKIFPPAVAGTIIAVIGLNLAPTAISMASSNWWIAIVSLGTAVIVRLYVKGFTRLIPVMCGIIVGYIVAAITGNVSFDAVNQASWIGIPSFVLPKFSVYSLTVLVPVALAPTIEHFGDIFAVSSIVGKKFYDDPGIHRTLAGDGIATAVAGFFGGPANTTYSENTGVLAITKVFNPTVMRIAAVFAIILSFVPKVGAVIQSIPTAVMGGIEILLFGMIAAVGMKTLIENRVKVDGKNLIIISVMLVVGIGGAAIGIGPVRFEGIGLAALVGLILNGIFVATKAPEE